The Lichenihabitans psoromatis genome contains a region encoding:
- a CDS encoding BA14K family protein codes for MIGGAVANSQARYAGGDVTAYCERRFKSYDRSSGTYLGYDGNRHSCP; via the coding sequence TTGATCGGAGGCGCAGTCGCTAATTCCCAAGCCCGTTATGCGGGTGGGGATGTAACGGCTTACTGCGAAAGGCGCTTCAAGTCCTACGATCGCTCAAGCGGCACTTACCTGGGCTACGACGGTAACCGCCATTCCTGCCCCTGA
- a CDS encoding abscisic acid-deficient protein Aba4 family protein, with product MPSPDRAFSIYGGVAALSWFSLAASLFVPDNLRVPIWAGTALVVPVLVGLAYALLLAQGLRARTGGGFGSIASVRRLFANDAALAAGWLHYIAFDLFVGTWVAQAGLDADMSPLVILPCLLLTFLRSASLRSWLCASSSPRGWGSPYDCPGPTAGARASRGTVPPLEP from the coding sequence ATGCCAAGCCCCGATCGTGCCTTCTCGATCTACGGCGGCGTCGCGGCGCTGTCATGGTTCAGCCTTGCGGCGAGCCTTTTCGTCCCCGACAATCTCCGGGTGCCCATTTGGGCCGGGACGGCACTTGTCGTACCTGTCCTCGTCGGACTGGCTTACGCCCTTCTGCTCGCCCAGGGCTTGCGCGCCCGTACCGGCGGCGGCTTCGGCTCGATTGCGTCTGTCCGACGGCTCTTTGCCAACGACGCCGCGCTCGCGGCCGGCTGGTTGCACTACATCGCGTTCGACTTGTTTGTGGGTACTTGGGTTGCGCAGGCCGGGCTCGATGCGGACATGTCGCCGCTTGTGATCCTACCGTGTCTCCTGCTGACTTTCCTCCGGTCGGCCTCTTTGCGTTCCTGGCTCTGCGCTTCCTCGTCGCCCCGCGGTTGGGGCTCGCCGTATGATTGCCCGGGCCCGACTGCCGGGGCACGCGCCTCGCGAGGGACAGTGCCTCCCCTCGAACCTTAA